In one bacterium genomic region, the following are encoded:
- a CDS encoding AI-2E family transporter, with protein MEHQAGSRKHDGMPPWIPRVIVLVVLASLGTYLLVWSVVRLRGFLLALLLSLFASFALEPGVDFLARRGLRRGLATSVVFAAAFVVGLVFAAVTFPPMVVEIASLISNVPAWLTDLTAFLNERFGLNLNLSNVSAGMIDLQGSFQTYAASVATGVLGVGAQAVNLLLQLFTMALFTFYLLADGPRFRRTVLSLVRPERQAEVSRIWEIAIRKTGGYVYSRALLALISAVFTYVFLLIVGVPYALALAVWVGVVSQFIPAVGTYLAALVPVLVALTVRPITAVVVIVGLVVYQQIENIVLSPRITARTMSLHPAVAFGSVLVGTSLLGVVGALVALPATAIIQAFISTYVEQHHVDEEHLGAASEQPAGVEGPPAGDGADS; from the coding sequence ATGGAGCACCAGGCCGGAAGCCGGAAGCACGACGGCATGCCCCCGTGGATACCTCGGGTCATCGTGCTGGTGGTGCTGGCCTCTCTCGGCACCTACCTTCTGGTGTGGTCGGTCGTCCGGCTGAGGGGTTTTCTCCTGGCGTTGCTGCTCTCGCTATTCGCCTCCTTCGCGCTGGAGCCGGGTGTCGACTTCCTGGCCAGGCGGGGACTGCGCCGGGGGTTGGCCACCAGCGTGGTGTTCGCGGCGGCCTTCGTAGTCGGTCTGGTGTTCGCCGCGGTCACATTCCCGCCGATGGTGGTGGAGATCGCCTCCCTCATATCGAACGTCCCCGCCTGGTTGACCGACCTGACGGCTTTCCTGAACGAACGGTTCGGTCTCAACCTGAACCTCTCCAACGTGTCGGCCGGGATGATCGACCTCCAAGGATCGTTCCAGACCTACGCCGCGTCCGTGGCGACCGGCGTGCTGGGGGTGGGCGCGCAGGCTGTCAACCTGTTGCTGCAGCTCTTCACCATGGCGCTGTTCACCTTCTACCTGCTGGCGGACGGGCCCCGCTTCCGCAGGACGGTGCTGTCGCTGGTGCGTCCCGAGCGCCAGGCCGAGGTGAGCCGCATCTGGGAGATCGCGATCCGCAAGACCGGCGGCTACGTCTACTCCCGTGCCCTCCTGGCCCTGATCTCGGCGGTGTTCACCTACGTCTTCCTCCTGATCGTGGGGGTCCCGTACGCCCTGGCGCTGGCGGTGTGGGTTGGGGTGGTCAGCCAGTTCATCCCGGCTGTGGGTACCTACCTGGCCGCGCTGGTTCCGGTGCTGGTGGCCCTGACCGTGCGGCCCATCACCGCGGTGGTCGTGATCGTCGGGCTGGTGGTCTACCAGCAGATCGAGAACATCGTCCTCTCTCCCCGTATCACCGCCCGCACGATGTCGCTCCATCCCGCGGTGGCGTTCGGGTCGGTGCTGGTCGGTACCTCGCTCCTCGGCGTGGTCGGCGCGCTGGTGGCCCTTCCGGCAACCGCGATCATCCAGGCGTTCATCTCCACCTACGTCGAGCAGCACCACGTGGACGAGGAGCACCTCGGTGCGGCCTCTGAGCAGCCCGCGGGTGTCGAAGGGCCGCCCGCCGGAGACGGGGCGGACAGCTGA